AGTGCAACCAGAATATAAGTATCTTCATCTACCTCCAGTAAAATTCACATGAATTGATCTGTACCACAAATTAATATATGTATTAACAAACATGGAGAAGAGAAATAATCTTGAAAATCATCTAAAATCAATGTTCACTCAAGAATCAAGATCCTACCCTTAACCCTCTCCCCCACCTAGTTTACCACGACCTGGGCCCGCTTGGCAGCCACTTGGGCTGGCCCTCTCCCTGTCCAACTCCTTTAACCGACCAGCAGGcgtgagagagggaggagaggcgtTCTGGGCGCGGCCGACGCGTGTACACGACGTGTCGCCGTCCTCAAAACGCCGAGCTCGCTTTCAACTCTTCCCAGCTGCATTGCCTCCTCTCCATTACCACTTCCGTGTAGACCAAATCGAGAGAGAGGgatcgcctcgcctccgccgccctcaTCCTTGCCGCCGGCCGTGGAGACGACaaccgtcgtcgtcatcactgTGCTGCGATCGTCTCCTTTTCTCTAGTGTTCCATCGCCTCCTCTCAATGCCGGTTCCATCCCCTCTAATCTCAGCCTCTATCATGCAGTGGTTTGGTGGGAACGCGACCTCGCCCGCGGGAGCTCCGGAGCGCACACAGTGCACCGCCGCCACGAGATCTCGTCGCCGATTCCGGTTGCTGTGGAGCAAATATAACTGAGACATCGCGCCATCGTTATCGTCTCATCACCACGACCAAAACCCCTCAAGAATCCCCAAGATTTATGCACCGTGGATGGAGATCGACTTCATCTTCCCCAACTCCGGCCGCCGAGCTTCATCTTCGATTTCTTCCTCTCCGGTGAGCCTCGCATCAATTCTTTGCTCGTACACCATCCCTGTGACCTCACTGACCTCATGGACACATATGCATGTCACTTCGATGAGTGGATCGAGCCGTCGCCGTTTTCGCGGAGTTGCGCACCGCTGACGGGACATCCTCTGCATCGTCGTCGCTGTCCAGGCCTACCCGTACCTCGTCCGAGCTTCGGTGAGTACCCTGCAGCCTATagaacatacatgcatgcatccctTTGGGTACATCCAGTCTATAGCACGACATGCACAACCACCCGAAAACATCCTCTGCTCGGACTCACCGCTGGCGCTACTCCGATGTCCGCTATGCGAGAAATGTATAGGAATGGAATCGCAATAGCATGCCCTTCATTTTCTATTCTGGTCGCAACCCCAACGGAGTCACCATTTGTCGCCGACACCGGCGAGCAGAGGGCCAGAGGCCCATGGCTGCTTTGCTGCTTATCGAATGGAGAAGAAACAGGGACTTCATTTTGCGAATTTGAACAACTATAAGGTTCATTATGTAATGTTTCCACTCAATGACCTATAGACctaggactgcgggttgattTCCTGAAACGATAGGGGCCTTTTTCAATATTATCCTGAGACCGACAGGTGAACCCCATGAGTTTAAAAATCTGAAAATGTAAAAGATAATACTAAAATCCTTTACTTTTTAACAGGAAAACAcctaaacttgtaaaatccatataaaatcaaatataacttattttgagatgattaaaatttattttggttCACAAAACTATGAACTTTAATGTGGAAACATAAAACTTGGCACCCTCAGTAAAGACTTTGTCTCTAAAATTGGATAAGTCATACATAAAGCAtacacaaacttataaaattcATTTCACCTCATTTTAGAGAAAATTTAGTTTCAACAGATCCACCAACATGTTCTctaaaaacaaagtaaaataaaacatatacacACTTTACATCAAATGtctctaaaactattatctaTAAAATAACTAGTTTTACATAAGCTGAACTttacaagtttatataaaattcatcttagatcctTTTTAGTAAACCCAAGTTCTGTAGAATCAACCAAACATATAATTccatgttactccctccattctaaaatataaggcataaccaccccTTACCCAAAgaccaaaaaataattattcgataataattatttggatcatcctaataaatacaatacatgcatccaatagaattagagagcATGAGAgtaggatttaaaaaagtaataatttattcGAGAAGTGGTCATAGTTAATTGtctatatgcatacatatattatattatggaatattaaaaaaagtggttgcgccttatattatggaatggagggagtataaaataaaattatacacCTAATGTGTAATAAAAGCCTCtaaatatttatgtaattaataACCAACATAGAGCAAcctttaatttgtaaaatttgcagaaaattcatctttagtctAAATGAAGTAAATTCATCTTTAGTCTAAATGAAGTGAACCAAATTTCTATAAAACCAGCAAGTAATATACTTCAACCTAGTAGAGTGAAATATAACACCCTCTGTTCAGACCATAGCTCTAAACACATAATAGTAGTTAAACAATACATatgaatatgtatatatatgcatggtagctctaaataaatccaaataaaactTGTTAGACCAGTGGAGCCATAGTTCCATCCCCATCCACCAAAACTTAAACTTAGAAGAACATAGCTCATATAATAATAATTCCTAGGTTGATATTTATAAAGTCATCCATATAGAACCCCTCTAGATTATAAAATACGAACTAAAATAATAAAGGCCCTAAACTTGTGAACTAAGGATAGATTAGTTAACAAAATTATTTGCTTCATTTAAGCACACTCAAAGTAGAATAAGTTCTGGACTTCAAATACCAAAGGCATGTGCATATAGAACACTATACACCTATAACacgttataacttgtaaaaatacataaagaatttatattaactccaaaaattgtgaaaccaaatgtaTTAGTCTTAGAAAACCCATATCTTCACTCAGCAAACATAAACTTAAGTAATTCCTAAACTTAATAAGAATCACCTTACAATAGCATTTCACAATAGTACCTAAGTAAATCATATACTATACCGatgaaacttctaaaattcataactcttaaatgaaatgagataaaatagaaattctttcacctaaattcattttagatcAATACCAACCCACTGTgcacaaatcatgcattttagagcattttggatttttcgcatATTTCGGTGTTTAAATTGTATAACGTGTACTTTGTATAGATGACTGCTTAATCGGTGAAGAAGTGATTTAGGTGCTGATATTTTCCAGTTACAATGTAAGTcccacctcccacctccctctctttgatcactttgaacctatgttttgaaggttattgaaaatatttgcaaatcttgcatgttgattgtacactaataaattaaaattttgttaaacttgttagacaaactcctattatttgcattatcaTCTTAACCCCACATATATCCATATCTCTCCTTCCTAACCTTAGGAACAATATGACTATACCACTTTATATATGAGttttgatgttactagattatAGGTTACtataatgcttagccatgcttagaatgatcttccttgtcattatgggctcattacaaacatgaaaaatgattttgaaATAATCTGGACAAAACTTTAATACTtgtgattttgataaataaaatgatgtaaaacatggattttaggtttgggccAAAAGTGGTGCACATATTGTGATTAGTTGTGTACTGATAGGGGGAGAGTGTGCCCAAACCGACCTAAGGATTTCACTCAATGTCAGTTCATTTCGTATACAgtacaaccacatgtgctagtatgggatagcccaagcttagtaaattatttatggtttagccttacattctggtaggccggtgtgtatgagttcggaTAACTCAAAGGaacttcctatttaccccgaccgacgtggtagtttaggtgactaagtctgtccaatacaacggtattgtgccacgtggtgggttcccgttgtgttCGTCACCACGGcattaagtttaaggcgtgggcccgccacttaacggttctaggtcatataaagtgtatggcttaggatggagtgacacgtatcgtgctggtgtaaggctaaatcatgattttggaaaagctttgttgcatgtaataaatcgggtacttatgtatcgtgtgccatgctcttgcatgattattatttcgcatcatgtgggtaaagtgtaaaCTCTACAGAgtaaaaactaatcgattagccatgctcacggtcatgagcgccGTGTGGATATGTGTTGAGTATAGACTTGTGTTTATTCTTCTAAATATTGAAATTTACTTTTAACTTGtgatgagatttgagaatgatctccttgctgccatggatgACAATGAGGTGCATATTaatttatacatgattaatgcctactttgatgcccatatggcaaataaaacttgctttatgctaaaaagaaccatattaTGCCTTCTTTGATTATATGCCTTACAAGTAGGGTGTTAGGCTTGTCttggtgcttgccagtacattatttctaataatgtactgactcttgccgTTGAATTAACCTTTCGCTTGCAGGTTTTAGACTTAGTCTTTAAGTGATGCGGGTTtcgactgcttcttctaggatctgaACTTAAtgggggtaaacccctagtcggtgtgcttgtggatTGGGTAGACAAGCTTCTGCTGTTCTATTATTTATTTGGCCGGTCAGCCAGTGTAACTAAAGTAGATGTAGTTTATAATCGCTTCCATCttatttgtgtttgctatgtataacTCTGCTTAatatgaaagtgtgaatctagtgcacatcctgaaaattagattcacatgagtatgagttaagaatatttgagatgttgtagatctttagccatttttgtcaagtcccctgaatgtgtaacacatcttgTCGCCACCTTCAaatggtttgacgggcacatctcaggctgaagttgactggcaggctaaaggcctAGCAATGTTTTAGCCAAGCAATGTCTAATATTCTTCTCTTGAGGCGTCGGATGTTTtattatgtttgtttgatgacttgaattattcccTTCATCTCTCCAATATAATGGgaggtccggagagcctacgacaaGACCGGAGGTGCGGCGGAGTGCCAACGAGTGCAACTTAGTGAGGCGCAACCTGCCGGCTGGTGGCGGGGACATGTCATGTGAGGAGGTGTCGAGAGTCGGGAGGCGCTATGGCGGTGTCATTACGCGCTGGGGCGCGGGGATAGTGTGGCTGTGTGCGTGGAAGCGGAGATCGCGCGGGTGACGTGTCTCattgtcgacgggtacgtcgcctacaaCTGAAAGAATAAATAGCCGTAAATACGAACACCTATGTTAAATCTAAGATTTAAATCCAGGTGAGTTGATTTTACCATGAGAAACCTAACCAGCTATGGTCACTTCGCATTACTATTACTTTTTGGTTGTGGTGCTAAAAGAAATAGGTCTTGGACTTCGGATGGAGAGTATGTTTTTGAATCGCGCTATACGTCCGACCCCATCGTCCTACTCCTGTCCGACCTGCCTCATCAGCCAAATATGAGTCTGCTTCTTTCCATGTGGGCCAGAGCGAGTAGCAGCTAAGTGTTGGTCGGACACAAGTCATACATACAAGTTGTATTTATAGCAATTTCCTATGTTTTAAGTGGTAGCTAGAAGTACTTTTACTATGCACCGTTagatttttaatttgtttttaaatGTAAACACAATAAAAGCTCTCTTTGTTTTGCCCCGAAGCATCACATTTCTAAATGATCAATACACTGCCATTATAGCAAGTCACAGATAATTATTTTGAAGCTGTGAAAATCATTAATAAAGCTAGCGTGCTCACAAGTTTTTACGGAAGGAAGGTAAGATAGATTTTTTGGAGGTGAACATTATATAAACTTTGTGAAACCCCGCGTGTTGCTGCGAGAGTTTAAGtatgataataataaataaaaataatatgtaagacAACTAGACAACATAAAATTATATAAGTTAACGtcttttatgataatttaaatttaaatgatatatagaatgatgattcaaatgtaaaagtaagctGATATGACTTTATGAAAGAAGGAAAGTATTGAAATAGTTTGGatcgtagattaatcatctaaaaaCTAAAAACAATTATATGATATAACTGAATgatagaagagagaaataacatcAAGTAAGTGAGGATGAAATATATAGGTACATagcatattataaaaaataatgaatatatattgaaatattgtgtaaattatgtgggatgatgatttaacatgcttgcattttaaaagctctaaaatttaataaattataaaattatagataatataatatGTTTGCTTGAAGTTTAAATTTAATGATTGTTAGtgaatgatgatgtgacatctttatatgttaagctttaggagttagtgggttataactttatagtaagaaaaGATTAAAAAGTATTGGATCATTAAGCAAACTTACatgctccctctgtcccaaaatataacaatatctAGTCTCtagaatttgtcccaaaatataacaacttctacaccaatattctcttctcaaccaatcacaatcctccaccaTTCAAATTTCTCACATATCTCTACTTCTCATCCAATCATAACCTTGTGCTATTCAATTCTACCTATTTTCTTAGTAACCGTGCCCAactctaaaaatgtttatattctgGGATGGGGGGAGTATATATGTTTTAGAAAATATCCATAGATTTAATTAGTTATATCAATATTTTCTAGAGGTATAGACCATATATAGGTAGGTGCATGTGGGTTGATAACTAGCTAGTGGTGGTCAACTACATATGCGTACGTACGTGGGCATCCCAAATAAAAAACAATCATGTAAACTAGAAAACTGAACAGTTTTTCTAACCTATTGGAATGCATATTGGTCAAATTCTCCGTCTGGGAGAGTCTTCTGTTTTGAATCAACACATGCAGAATCGCGAACGAATATTTTCCGTACGATACTACGTACACGTGGTGAGCTGTTTAAATGCCACAAAGCAGGCGCTCCTTCCAGCCACTGcttatctctttctctctctcccttctctccctcAATTCTCCCCCTAAACAAATTTaactaactttattttttttcttacattacttatccgatctacgatccaaAATTACATAACAAAgtaattaatatttaaaataaaatcttaCACTGAATAACAAAGTAGATCGTAGATTATATTTCTGATAACAAAGTATATATAATTATGTccataattaaaatattttcatatcatacataaaatacaaaattttaaattttaaaatgtaaaaaaaagagttaaaacataaaaaaagatcatgtgcaatatttaaaagTAAACTTAGGATACCACATGCCACATTAAAAAGGATTCACACAACCAAAAGCAATTAACTTACAATGTACAACATAAGACATTCACTTCTCGCATATAAAACATCAAATTTTAACGGTTCAAACATACTATATATTTATGTCAACAGAAAATAattatgtgagatcttgttataaaaatgtaagagtaaaattttcacaaaaaaatgcTTCGGCTAAActatcacattttttttaatcaacccAAAACTACAATACAATAGATTTTGGATTAAAGATGGTGGatcaaaaaaaaactcagttGAGCACCAAAATTCTCATAGAACAACAGATTTATGATTATAtatcacaaaaatataaatttacttaaaaaaatatcagtaGTCTACAGGTTTAGAACCAActaaatcacaaaattacagtGTTTATAACTCCAATATAGAAATATGATAGGAATTTGAACTCTAAAatattgtagttttgtgataaccaTTTTATTAAATATGTAGATTTACGAGCCTCTAGCTTAAATCTTTAGTTTCATGAAAAATTTGGTGTTGCAAAGTGATCGTAACTCAATTTGGTTAGGTTCCTGGTAGTGAAACCTGTCCATCTGGGTTTAAGTACTAGACTTGATACAAGTGTTCACATTTACGACAAATTACTCTTTAGCGTGGTAGGGGACATATCCATCAACAGATAGACGCATGTGTTGACTTTGTCAATTTCAAGATATCCCGATTTGTCGATACTCAAATTTAGCACTAGTTTAGACTTATAGGAAGTTAAAgccaaatttgaaaaatatcgAGACTTCCTAGCGAAGGTCGATCAACCGCCATTGTGTGGCTAGTTAGACCGGACAATTAACTGTGGTCAGACTGCAGGTATATATGTGGGTGGTCAGACTTTTAGCACATATAGTTCGAATCCAATTGGAGTTTCCTCATATTTCTTTCTTCGATCGTTGGGGTTTCCTTCACTGTAAAGCTTCTCAAACTTACTAGGACATGGACAAGAGTGATAGAGAGGCAAGATCATCCCTCCCATAAATATAAGGGCCAAGACCGATTGAAACAATAATCAATCAATTGTGAAAATCAATCTATTATTCGAAACCCTCAATATACTACATCTTCCCTCTTCTTGCTACCTATGTCAAATTGTATATAGTCTCCTCCAATCCCCGAATTGTTCATCGTCTGTCGTCTCTACAGCATTAGAGGACATCCTAGCTGGCCTACTGAGTCTAGGACAAATTGGTGTGCATTCATCCTAAATGGGGGTCCCTCCCAGATGTTCATTCGGCGGTATCTACCCACTCCCTATGGGCTCCGGGTGCCGCCATGGGCTCGCCATTCAGCCAAGACGGTTGTTAAGTCTTTGGAGGTGCTCATATATTAAGGCAGGATATACgcgtatatatgtttatagtgTTGAGTGTGCACATGTATATGGGTACCTACCACTGTATGGTGtttagcaaataaaaaataatattaaatttgtagttttgagATACATCATCATCAATCCGTAGTTTTGTAGTAGCTTGGTATAATTTGAGCGAACACAATGGTATAATTAGCTTTTATATCAAATACTCTTGTGTTTGACTTTTATAACACAATGGTATAATTTGAGTAAATGAtatcagagaaaaaaaacatctaaattATGTTAATAACAGCTTCTCTTCATTCATGTAACATGCACTTTCACTCGTACTGCCACGAACGAAGaccgaggggagagaggggatggGTACACATGTGTGTCGGTGCGTTTAGTCAATTGAGAATGGCGGCCACCGATCTAATTTTACGAGAAGATAAGGCGCGTGGCACAGACCATTTTAATTTCCACATATCCCTCGTAAAATATACACACCCAGTCAGAGCTCACAGTAGCGCATCCCACAAGTCACAGAATTATTATTAATCAAAACATTGGCTAGTGCAATTGCCCTTACCCCTCCTCTGCCTCCTATAAAACGGTACATTGTGGAGGCATGCAATACCACACCAAACTCACTCCCCAATTCATCACATATACCACATCCAATAACAAATAACATGAAGCTTACCATGAACAAGCTTTCCCTCGCCCTCGCCAGCTACCTCAtcctcttcctcgccgccgcggccaccgccgccaccacacgATGCACGTTCGAGATCGTCGTCAAGACCGACGGCCGGAGGAACGCCGGCACCGACGCCCGCGTCTCGCTGCAGGTGCGCGCCGCCAGGGGCCCGACGCTGACGGTCGCCAACCTGGAGTCGTGGGGCCAGATGGCCGCCGGCCACGACTACTTCGAGAAGGGGAACCTCGACCGGTTCAGGGGCGCCGGCGACTGCATGCCGTCGGAGCCCTGCAACATGGTGCTCACCTCCGACGGCTCTGGGAACAAGCCCGGGTGGTACGTGAGCTACGTGATGGTGACGCAGCTCGGGCAGGGGAGACTCCCGTCGATGACGCACCGGTGGGCGGTGGATCAGTGGCTGGCCATCGACGAGGCGCCGCACATGCTCACCGCCGAGCGGAGGGGCTGCGGCATTGGCGCGGCGGCACCATGATTGGTTGAACGATCCAGCTATAGCTCCATGTCAATCACCAGTGCTGTAGTAACCTAAATGAATAAATAAGTTGGGCACAGCTAGTGTATATGCTTTGCCTAGTGTAACGTGATGGAAATAAGTCAATTCAATCGGACTGAATTGCCGCAGTTTAATTTGTGCCATCTATTGACTGATCTTCTTTTGTTTTGGACcagttaaatttaatttcttttcACACTTTGGACCACACCAATTCTCTTGCTAATCATGTCTAACCATGCGTCCGCCAAAGAGAGATATGATTTGCCCACGGGTGATGGAGTTCATCGGCATATAGAGTCAATGTACTCGTGTTTGTTGATGTGCTCAAAAAAAGTGGTCTAGAGTTATCCAAATTATAAACAAAGATCAAAGACAAAATTATCTGGTACAaagtgaaaaaaagaagaagagagaactGTGGTCGACCAATGTAAAATTAGCTCGAACTGTAATTTAGTCTAAATATGATCTATCATAGTATAATTTTGCAAGTGACAAGGTTTTTACATATATGAAATCGAATTATTATACACCAAGTTGGAGTAAAACAAAATGGGCCAAACACAAATACTAACAGGTTGCCAATGGGCCAAAGAACTTTGCAGGGCTATGGAGACGCAGCCATCACCAGCCCACCACGACATATTGggttggaaaaagtacaccgaaggtccctcaacttgtcatcatgATACAAAAGcttcctcgaaccgcaaaaccagataccgcgggtcccttaactatataaaactggtcacaataggtccctcggcggttttaatTCCGGTTTTATCATACGTGGCTGCTGAGTCAacgtggaccccacatatcaggatgccacgtcaacaCCTTTCtatttcccctctcctcctctcccttctctgcTTCTCTTTCTCTGTGCAGGCAAGCCGACCGGAGGGGAGGAGGTCGGTGGGGCGCGCCCGCCGCACGCTCCACGAggtgggccgcggcggcggcgtcgtcgtcgccggccgcgccgtctccgcccAGTTCGCCACCGCTGGCGCAGACCTGTCCtctggcgccgcggcggcggcgtcggcggcggggaggcggtgTACGTCACCAACGTCGCACCGGGCGCGAGCGCGGAGCGGCTGCGCGCCTTCTTCGCCGGGTTCGGGGAGCTCGAGGGCGGCCGTTCAGCTTCGACGCGTCTCCCGCGGGTGCGCGCTCTTTGTGTACCGCGCGGCGGAGGGCGCCAGCTCGACGCCGACTCCGCCGGAAGAGCAAACcacgcgcgcggccgccgctgccgtggcGTCACCGCTGCCGGCGCTAAACCTCACAAATAGAGGATTAATTGGGCAGATGTCTCCTCTTGGAAACCTAACATTCCTCAAATTTCTCTTTGTACCTGCAAATTCATTCACCGGAGAGATCCCTCAATCCTTTGGTAATATGCATCACCTGCAAATCATATACTTGAGCAATAACACATTGCAAAGAAGGATGCCTAATCTTGCAAACTGTTCCAACCTCAAGGTGCTATGGCTGAATGGAAACAATCTGGTAGGACAAATCCCTGCAGATTTGCCTCAACGCTTTCAAAGCTTGCAACTTTCAGTTAACAGTCTTACTGGACCCATCCCTGTTTCTGTTGCCAAAATTACAACGCTGAAAAGGTTTAGTTGTCTGTATAATAACATCGATGGCAGCATaccaaatgattttgcaaagTTGCCTGGTTTAGTATACTTGCATCTGGGTGCAAAAATAATTGGCAGGTCAGTTTCCACAAGCTATCCTGAATCTTTCTACTCTTGTTTAACTTACCCTTGCTTCCAATCATCTAAGCGGAGAGCTACCATCCAATATCGGTAACTCTCTACCAGATCTCCAAAAGTTCCAATTGGGCGGCAACTTCTTTTATGGGCATATCCCAAATTCATTGACAAATGCTTCCAAGTTAAACCTGATCGATATAGTATCAATCAATAGTTTCACTGGGGTTGTGCCTAGATCCATTGGCAAACTTACCAAACTGTCTTGGTTAAATCTTGAGCTGAATAAATTCCATGCACATAGCCAGAAAGATCTGGAGTTTATGAACAGCTTAGCCAACTGCACTGAGCTACAAATGTCCTCCATATATGGTAATCGCTTTGAAGGCAATGTGCCAAATTCTTTTGGAAACCATTCCACTCAACGGCAGTACATACACTGATACACATGGGATTAAATCAGTTCTTAGGATCAATTCCTTCTGGTATAGCAAACATTCCCAACTTGATTGCTTTAGAATTGGGTGGTAATCTGTTTACAAATGTGATTccacgcagcggcggcggcatgcgtgGTTTGCTCTTCCAGGCGGGGTAGGCGGCGAGCTGGCGCCCTCCGCCGCGCGGTACACGAAGAGCGCGCACCCGCGGGAGAATCCTGTCTCAGCGTCGAAGCCGAACGGGCCGCCCTCGAGCTCCCCGAACCCCGCGAAGAAGGCACGCAGCCGCTCCGCGCTCGCGCCCGGTGCAACGTTGGTCACGTACacccgcctccccgccgccgccgcggcgccagaGGACGGGTCTGCGCCAGCGGTACGTGGCGAACTGGACGGAGAtggcgcggccggcgacgacgacgccgccgccgctgcgaccCACCTCGCGGAGCGCACGGTGGGCGCGCcccaccggcctcctcccctcccgtcgGCTAGCCTGCGCAAAGAAgcagagaagtgagagagaagggagagaagaggggaaatagAAAGGTGtcgacgtggcatcctgacatgtggggtccacatgggtcccacgctgactcagcagccatgtaggacaaaaccgggatcaaaaccgccgagggacctattgtgaccggttttctATAGCTAAGGGAccctggttttgcggttcaaggacgttttttatcccgatgacaagttgagggttgagggaccttcagtgTACTTTTTTTCTATTGGGTTCCGTCACGCAATTGTGTACGTGGCTTCGTGCGGCCCATCGATAATTTGCttccgatttttttttattacgcACAACGAATTTGCTAACTCTATCCATTTGTCGTgtgatttctaaaaaaaatcacctaGATTTTTTCTATCTTTAGATTTACATCCAACGaactacaaaagaaaataaaaaaatgtatatttatttacatattatttttatcaaaattacagtgcacttacatgtcatatcaactgaatttacaaatgtaattttagttatataagactgtaattttatattttaaagaaaataacaaatacatatttacttataccaaaattacagtggacttatatgtcatatcaactgaaattacaaatataattttagttatataggactgtatttttatattttaaagaaaataacaaatacatatttacttacacattatttttatcaaaattacagtgcgcttacatgtcatattaactaaatttacaaatgtaattttagttatataggatcgtaattttatatttcacgACGA
Above is a window of Oryza sativa Japonica Group chromosome 10, ASM3414082v1 DNA encoding:
- the LOC4348446 gene encoding PLAT domain-containing protein 3, with product MKLTMNKLSLALASYLILFLAAAATAATTRCTFEIVVKTDGRRNAGTDARVSLQVRAARGPTLTVANLESWGQMAAGHDYFEKGNLDRFRGAGDCMPSEPCNMVLTSDGSGNKPGWYVSYVMVTQLGQGRLPSMTHRWAVDQWLAIDEAPHMLTAERRGCGIGAAAP